The following coding sequences are from one Mycolicibacterium aichiense window:
- a CDS encoding phospho-sugar mutase: protein MTEEDWIAHDPDPVTAAELAALDPGERAARFAKPLTFGTAGLRGPVRGGPDSMNLAIVVRATWAVSRVLTERGLGGSTVVVGRDARHGSVPFAIAAAEVFAAQGFSVITWDHPVPTPVVAFAVRHTGAAAGVQITASHNPRTDNGYKVYFDGGLQIISPTDREIEAAITTAPPADQIPRRPVHPADDTLIDAYVTRAAMVRRGDHGNPRVALTALHGVGGELAMRTLRTAGFGDVHTVASQFAPDPDFPTVAFPNPEEPGAADALLQLADEIGADIAIALDPDADRCAVGIPTPDGWRMLSGDETGWLLGDYILSTLDATDAATSVVANSVVSSTLLGKIAADYGARHVVTLTGFKWLARADAELTGFRLVYAYEEAIGHCVDPAAVRDKDGISAAVLACDLVAHSGAQGISITDALDRLALRHGVHTTAALSRRVADAVEAAAMMDRLRADPPAELAGFPVGATVDGDAVFLTGGDQQTTVRVVVRPSGTEPKVKCYTEVGLAVGADLAKIRERAAAVQQQLLATAQSW from the coding sequence ATGACTGAAGAGGACTGGATCGCCCACGATCCTGATCCGGTCACGGCGGCCGAGCTGGCCGCCCTGGATCCCGGCGAACGCGCTGCCCGGTTCGCGAAGCCGCTGACGTTCGGCACCGCAGGTCTGCGCGGCCCGGTACGCGGCGGCCCGGATTCGATGAACCTCGCCATCGTGGTGCGCGCCACCTGGGCGGTGAGCCGCGTGCTGACCGAGCGCGGCCTCGGCGGGTCCACCGTCGTGGTGGGCCGTGACGCGCGGCACGGATCGGTTCCGTTCGCCATCGCCGCCGCTGAAGTCTTTGCCGCTCAGGGATTTTCGGTGATCACCTGGGACCATCCGGTGCCGACCCCGGTCGTCGCGTTCGCGGTCCGGCACACCGGGGCCGCCGCGGGGGTGCAGATCACGGCCTCACACAATCCGCGGACCGACAACGGCTACAAGGTCTACTTCGACGGCGGGCTGCAGATCATCTCCCCCACCGACCGGGAGATCGAAGCGGCGATCACCACAGCGCCGCCCGCCGACCAGATCCCGCGGCGGCCCGTACACCCTGCCGACGACACGCTGATCGACGCATACGTCACCCGCGCGGCGATGGTGCGACGCGGCGACCACGGCAATCCGCGAGTGGCGTTGACGGCCCTGCACGGCGTCGGCGGTGAGCTCGCCATGCGCACTCTGCGCACTGCCGGATTCGGCGATGTGCACACGGTGGCAAGCCAATTCGCGCCCGACCCGGACTTCCCGACAGTCGCCTTTCCCAACCCCGAGGAGCCAGGCGCGGCGGATGCGCTGCTGCAGCTGGCCGACGAGATAGGCGCCGACATCGCCATCGCGCTGGATCCCGACGCCGACCGCTGCGCCGTCGGCATTCCCACGCCCGACGGCTGGCGAATGCTGTCCGGTGACGAAACAGGTTGGCTGCTCGGCGATTACATCCTGTCAACCCTCGACGCCACGGACGCCGCCACCAGCGTGGTGGCCAACAGTGTGGTGTCGTCCACGCTGCTCGGCAAGATCGCCGCCGACTACGGCGCCCGGCACGTCGTGACGCTGACCGGGTTCAAATGGCTTGCCCGCGCCGACGCCGAGCTGACCGGGTTCAGACTGGTGTACGCCTACGAGGAGGCCATCGGTCATTGCGTCGACCCGGCCGCGGTCCGGGACAAGGACGGCATCAGCGCCGCGGTGCTCGCCTGCGACTTGGTGGCGCACAGTGGCGCCCAGGGCATTTCGATAACCGATGCCCTCGACCGGCTGGCCCTGCGCCACGGCGTGCACACCACCGCGGCGTTGTCGCGACGGGTGGCCGACGCGGTCGAGGCGGCAGCGATGATGGACCGGCTGCGCGCCGACCCGCCCGCCGAGCTCGCGGGCTTTCCGGTCGGCGCCACCGTGGACGGCGACGCGGTGTTCCTCACCGGCGGCGATCAGCAGACCACGGTGCGGGTGGTGGTTCGCCCCTCGGGTACCGAGCCGAAAGTCAAGTGCTACACCGAAGTCGGCTTGGCCGTGGGTGCCGATCTGGCCAAGATCCGCGAGCGCGCGGCCGCGGTGCAGCAGCAGCTGCTGGCCACCGCGCAGAGCTGGTAG
- a CDS encoding AbrB family transcriptional regulator → MRWILLVVATIGVTVPLDRLGVPSAALFAALLVGIVLAIARLAPASVPRRAGLAAQGVLGVYIGTMVHSDALSALGPNWPAVLGVGVITLLLSIGAGALLGLHRDISALTGALALVAGGASGLVAIARELGGDDRVVAVVQYLRVAVITASMPVVVTLVYRAERSAHAVRATQSHSAPWYLSLAMIVALVVVGAVAGRLARLPGSGLLGPMALTIVAELSGVSFGLAVPAVLVSVSYMLIGWQAGVAFTRESLRAIERLLPTALGLIVLLNVATAGLGVALSTITGVSMLDGYLATSPGGIYAVLATAVETGSNVTFIIAAQVLRVLLMLFAAPMLARGFVRLAYRRDRTDASSEPIAVADARPAARTSS, encoded by the coding sequence ATGCGGTGGATATTGCTGGTGGTGGCGACGATCGGAGTCACTGTCCCGCTGGATCGCCTGGGCGTCCCGTCCGCCGCGCTGTTCGCCGCCTTGCTGGTCGGCATCGTGCTCGCGATCGCCCGGTTGGCGCCCGCCAGCGTGCCGCGCCGCGCGGGCCTGGCCGCCCAAGGTGTACTCGGTGTCTACATCGGCACCATGGTGCATTCCGACGCACTCTCGGCCCTGGGGCCGAACTGGCCGGCGGTGCTCGGCGTCGGCGTGATCACGCTGCTCCTCAGTATCGGCGCCGGCGCACTGCTCGGCCTGCACCGTGACATCAGCGCTCTGACCGGCGCGCTGGCCCTGGTCGCAGGCGGAGCGTCTGGACTGGTGGCGATCGCGCGTGAGCTCGGCGGAGACGATCGTGTCGTCGCCGTCGTCCAATACCTGCGCGTCGCGGTGATCACCGCATCGATGCCCGTCGTCGTCACCCTCGTGTATCGCGCCGAACGGTCCGCGCACGCCGTGCGGGCCACCCAATCCCATTCAGCGCCTTGGTATCTGAGCCTGGCGATGATCGTCGCGCTGGTGGTCGTCGGGGCGGTGGCCGGCCGGTTGGCCCGGCTGCCCGGATCGGGCCTGCTCGGTCCGATGGCGCTGACGATCGTGGCCGAACTCAGTGGGGTGTCCTTCGGGCTTGCCGTGCCCGCGGTGCTGGTGTCGGTGTCCTACATGCTGATCGGCTGGCAGGCCGGGGTGGCGTTCACCCGCGAATCACTCCGGGCGATCGAACGCCTCCTGCCGACCGCGCTCGGATTGATCGTGCTGCTCAACGTCGCGACCGCCGGCCTCGGTGTGGCGCTGTCCACGATCACCGGCGTCAGCATGCTCGACGGCTATCTGGCCACCAGTCCGGGCGGTATCTACGCGGTGCTGGCCACTGCGGTGGAGACCGGTTCCAATGTCACCTTCATCATCGCCGCGCAGGTGCTGCGGGTCCTGCTGATGTTGTTCGCCGCACCGATGCTGGCCCGCGGATTCGTCCGGCTGGCCTACAGACGCGACAGGACCGACGCCAGCAGCGAGCCCATCGCGGTGGCCGACGCGCGGCCGGCGGCCAGAACCTCGTCGTGA
- a CDS encoding MarR family winged helix-turn-helix transcriptional regulator, with translation MTVSIAPSEAATELREAMMALARQLRRHRPDNGLTLSQLELLGDVSRAGVTTPAEIAARLQVRVQSLTDSINELESRGLLSRRPDDADRRRQLVELTDDGLELLLRDRAQRDAWLQDMMRSRLSELEFNLLMLTAPVLRKLAS, from the coding sequence ATGACCGTAAGCATCGCACCGTCGGAAGCGGCCACCGAGCTGCGCGAGGCCATGATGGCGCTGGCCCGTCAGCTTCGCAGGCACCGCCCCGACAACGGGCTGACGCTCAGCCAGCTCGAGCTTCTCGGCGATGTGAGCCGCGCGGGGGTGACGACGCCCGCCGAGATCGCCGCTCGCCTGCAGGTTCGGGTCCAGTCATTGACCGACAGCATCAACGAGCTCGAGTCGCGCGGACTGCTGTCTCGCCGCCCGGATGACGCCGATCGCCGCCGCCAGCTCGTCGAGCTCACCGATGACGGATTGGAGCTGCTGTTGCGCGACCGGGCCCAGCGCGACGCGTGGCTGCAGGACATGATGCGTAGCCGGCTCTCCGAGCTGGAGTTCAATCTGTTGATGCTCACCGCGCCGGTACTGCGCAAACTGGCCTCATGA